In Bombus huntii isolate Logan2020A chromosome 11, iyBomHunt1.1, whole genome shotgun sequence, the sequence TCACTTGGTGGAGGTGATCAAAATCGAACCGATATTTTGAAACGTACCAATCGTTTTTGAATAGTTAGAAAGAATGCGATGCAAGGGATGTTTACAGGTTAGCGTAAAATTACGTGCTTACGAAGAGGCAGTCCAGAAAGCAGCACAAGGTGGTTTGTTGGTCTCTTTCGTGACAGACACAATAGACCAAGAAAATCGAGATACGACAGATTTACAGCCGATCGTAACTGAAAGATGGAGTGTTTTTCAAGCCGTATTTTTCGCAAGCACTGTTCTTACAACGATTGGTAATGAATAACAATTAAACGTGTAATTTAAATCTAAGTTGATTTATGATTTATGATTTATGAATCAAGAGATTGTGCTTGTAACAGTTTCCTAACATATAATACAATTAGGTACgaattaatgtaattttaaaaacaCGAAATTCACAGGTAGATTAAGTGGACGAACAACAAATActgtttctatatttttgtttgtttggttgttctttcctttttttttcttttgttgttTTAAGGATATGGGAACGTTGTACCATCTACTAATCTGGGAAGGATGTTCTGCATCTTATTCGCATTCGTTGGCATACCTTTGACATTGATAGTAATAGCTGATTGGGGGAAACTATTCGCTGGAGGTGTAGTTAAAATCGCATTAACCCTAAAATCGAAACTCCCGCTTCACTTTTCTTTTCCCTGCGTTCCGACAAATTTAGCAGGAAGGCGATCGCTTGGTAAGTTCGATTAACTCATTTGAATTATATTAAGTTCAATAGAGAAAGTATTAAATAGAGAAAgccattaggtggtattgataaaatccgcattcacttagttgccaacccaataaaaCGATAACCAACTTTATATTCGAATTAGTATATTCATAATACTcttgatattattatatatcgtTTTTTTTGCACGTTATACAAATTgcattataaatttttatacaaaaatataaagttgCATATTCTTTTTATAGGAGCATTTACAGCGAttgttttactttttttatacCTCGCTTGCGGTGCAGGTATGTTCATGTTATGGGAAGATGACTGGAATTTTTTTGAtggattttatttttgttttgtcACTATGACCACGATAGGATTCGGTGACTTAGTACCGAGTAAGTATTAAAATACATGTTACACTTAAAAGAGTTTTTGAAATATCACGCGGACCCACGACGTAATAAGTAGTTTTTACTTTACGTTCGAAAGGATACTGTTATTCGTACCCACGTAGTGCGTATttatagattattatttatatacctTCTGTTATCGTCTTTTTATAGAGAAACCGAAATACACGTTACTATGTACTCTATATATCTTGGTTGGTTTGGCGTTGACGAGTACTATTATTGAGCTTGTAAGTCGACAATATGCTCAATCATGGAGAAGATTGCAAAGGCTCAGTGGGCCATTGGCTGAAACTATTCGCAGACTAGGTGAACAGGCTGGAGGCGATATGTCCGCGCTGCATTCAGATCTTAGGTAATCATGATGAATTAtattgtttataataataatctttgaatgttttcatattattgttaattttaGAAAAGTTTTGACAGTGATATCAATGCCGCGCTTAAAATGGTCAACATCTTTTAATCGAGAAGATTCGAAAGATCAAAAATGGGAAGAAGCAGTAGAAGCTGTGCTTCGTGATATAGCTGCGAATGCTAATAATACCCAGCCAAAGAAAAAACAGATAATGCAAATTGTTATTTATGAGTCGAGTGTCTGACTGAAAGCAAGATTTATAATTCGACTGTTTATTCCTTTtgaaataagtttataatattCGATGTACATGTGCTATCTTTACttaaacttaaaaattttACCCGCGTGAACTGCGCGCGTCGGTAGATTAACCCGCGAACGCGCAGAAACCGTTAACCCTGAGTTCGATCAGTAGTTCTAATGTTGAACTACCCTGATCGACGAAAACAATAATTCGTAGACGAGCAATCActaaatttagaaattatagCACCGCACGAAGCAGGACAAAGGACGTTGTTCTGCATTCGTTGTCGGCTCTCACAGTGACGTCTACGTTGGTTAAATCGGTGATAATTTCGGTCCAATGGTCCAGATCGTGCAAAATAGAACCGACCGACCATCAGCTATTGTGTGCATTGCGTATCGTGTGCGtacttaaataaatattttatatgaaggtAGAAACGCGGTGGTTCTCCTACTTGATAGTTTTGTATTAGAAAAATTCTAATTGTGCGTTTAAAGTCAATTTAATGAAGGGAAAATATGTATTAGATGAATTTTCAGTTGAAGCAATATTCTCATTCAATGATTTATTGCAAATACATATGTGTATCTAGTCTTCCATAACAA encodes:
- the LOC126871034 gene encoding TWiK family of potassium channels protein 7 codes for the protein MSIKKSDLSVGFTEENVGQTTGERRLFQKQHIQKIKSIAGHVGLLIALMLYTAIGGLVFRHIELPAELARLEVLRANLRAERYSFVNAVSNNTDVSNLRTLVSVKLRAYEEAVQKAAQGGLLVSFVTDTIDQENRDTTDLQPIVTERWSVFQAVFFASTVLTTIGYGNVVPSTNLGRMFCILFAFVGIPLTLIVIADWGKLFAGGVVKIALTLKSKLPLHFSFPCVPTNLAGRRSLGAFTAIVLLFLYLACGAGMFMLWEDDWNFFDGFYFCFVTMTTIGFGDLVPSKY